Below is a window of Corallococcus silvisoli DNA.
CGGCGTTGTCCTTCGTGTCGGTGGATCATCAGGGCAGCGCCGAGCGGACGGTGGACCTGTTCGTCCGGGGGGACGCCGGGCCACGTCTCCACGTGGAGGGACGACTGGGCCGAACCACGGCGCTGCACGCGGGACTGGGCGCGACCGTGGGCTGGCTGCGGCCCACACTGTCGACTGGCGTGAAGCTGGGCACACCGCTCCGAGTGGGGCTCGACGTAGGCATGTCCTTCCGGGGGCCCTGAACAGACAGGCGCGCGCATTGGCGCTTCACCAGGGTCGCGGAAGATCACTAGAGTCCGTCGGCTCCGGACTCACGCGCGATGCCTCCCCCCACCCAGGCGCAGTCAACTCCCGTCGGCTCCGCGCCCCTCGACTTCCAGCACGTCTACACACAGCACGCGGCTTTCGTGTGGCGCACGCTGCGACGCCTGGGCGTACGGCCGGCGGACCTGGAAGACGTCTGTCAGGAGGCATTCATGGTCGTCCACCGCCGCCTGTCCGAGTTCGACGGACGCGCGCCCGTGGGCGCGTGGATCTTCGGAATCTGCATGCGGTTGGCGTCGGATTACCGCAAGCGCGCCCACATCCGCCGTGAGACGGCGGTCGCGCGGACGCCCGACCAGGCCCGCCCTCCGGAGCAGTTCGAAGCGGTCGAGCGAACGCAGGCGCGGGCCCGGCTCGAGCGCATCCTGGATGCGCTCGACGAGGACAAGCGGGCGGTATTCGTCCTCTTCGAGATCGAACAGTGGGCCATGGCCGACGTGGCCCGGGCCGTAGGCTGCCCGGTGCAGACCGCCTATGCCCGGCTGTACGCTGCGCGCAAGCAGGTCCAGGACGCCGTGGCCCGGACGCAAGGAGGCGAGACATGAGCACGCCAGAGCCCGTGCGCCTCCTGGAGGAGACCTCCGACGCGTCCTCGGACCTGAGGGGCTTGCTGCGATCCGCCGTCGAGGACGAGCCCACCGCCGACCAGCTCGCATCCCTCGCGGCCCGGCTCGGACCGCTGCCCGCTCCGCCCACCCCCGGCCCCCCGTCCGCGCCTCCAGCCGCAGACGCTGTCAGCGCCGCCGTGTCGTCAGGCCTCAAGCTGAAGGTGCTCGTCGGAATGGCCGTGCTCACGGGGACGGTGGGCAGCTTCCACGTGGGCCGGGTCTATGAACGGACGCACGCCGATGCCGAGCGCCCGCTCACCCGCGACATCGCGCCGGCTCCCGCTGCCCCATTGCCCTCCGAGGAACCCGCGCCCACCGCGCCCGAAGCCGAGTCCCCCGCGCCCCCCGCCCCCGTGGCGCCGCCAACGGCTAGCGTTCCACCGACGGGACCTGCCCCGAGGCCCACCAGCGCAGCACCGAAGCGGCCCCCCGCGCCTGCCCCGTCCGTGGCCCCTGCGGCCGAGGACGAAGAGCTGCTATTGCTCGACAGCGCCCATCAAGCCCTGCGACGAGGCGACTCGGAGCGCGCGCTCGCCAGCGCCCAGGCACATGCATCGCGGTTCCCGGCAGGGACGCTCGCCCAGGAGCGAGAAGTCATCGCCATCGAGGCGTTGGTGCGACTGGGCCGCGTCCCCGAGGCACGCGAGCGCGCGGAGGCGTTCGGCGCGCGCTACCCGACATCTTCCCATCTCGTCCGCCTTCAAGGGCTCCTCCACCCTTCGGGGCCGTGAGACATCCCCCAGGCCGGGGCCCGCGGCGGAAACACGGGGCGCCTCCGTGGCCGCGAAAGCGATACATTTTTCGTGGCTGGGCCCACGGCGTCGCGGGAGCTCCTTCAACGTGGGCCGACTCCC
It encodes the following:
- a CDS encoding outer membrane protein assembly factor BamD — its product is MSTPEPVRLLEETSDASSDLRGLLRSAVEDEPTADQLASLAARLGPLPAPPTPGPPSAPPAADAVSAAVSSGLKLKVLVGMAVLTGTVGSFHVGRVYERTHADAERPLTRDIAPAPAAPLPSEEPAPTAPEAESPAPPAPVAPPTASVPPTGPAPRPTSAAPKRPPAPAPSVAPAAEDEELLLLDSAHQALRRGDSERALASAQAHASRFPAGTLAQEREVIAIEALVRLGRVPEARERAEAFGARYPTSSHLVRLQGLLHPSGP
- a CDS encoding RNA polymerase sigma factor; its protein translation is MPPPTQAQSTPVGSAPLDFQHVYTQHAAFVWRTLRRLGVRPADLEDVCQEAFMVVHRRLSEFDGRAPVGAWIFGICMRLASDYRKRAHIRRETAVARTPDQARPPEQFEAVERTQARARLERILDALDEDKRAVFVLFEIEQWAMADVARAVGCPVQTAYARLYAARKQVQDAVARTQGGET